ACGCCAGCGGCCAGATGCAAGCCATCACCATCGGCGCCAACTCGAACATCCAGGATGGCGTGGTGATCCACTCCAAATCCGGCGCGGCGGTGACCATCGGCCAGCACACTTCCATCGCCCACCGCTCCATCGTCCATGGCCCCTGCGTGGTCGGCGACCGAGTGTTCATCGGTTTCAACAGCGTGCTGTTCAACTGCGAAGTGGGCGACGGCAGCGTGGTTCGACACAACTCCGTGGTGGATGGCCGCGACCTGCCGCCGGGTTTCTACGTGCCCTCCACCACCCGCATCGGGCCCAAGACCGACCTGGCGCAGTTCCCTCCCGTGAGTGTCAGCGCTTCGGAGTTTTCCGAAGACGTGGCGCGCACCAACGTCGACCTGGTGCGTGGCTACAAGGCCCTGCAGAACGAGTTTTGAGCATGAGCCGAATCCTCATCCGCAATGCCCGCCTGGTGAACGAAGGGCGCGAATTCGACGCCGATGTGCTGGTGGCGCACGGGCGCATCGACACCATCGGCAGCCTGGACCACCTCAGCGCCGAGATCGAAATCGACGCCCGCGGCCAGTGGCTGCTGCCGGGCATGATCGACGACCAGGTGCACTTTCGCGACCCCGGCGCGCCGGACAAGGGCAGCCTGTACAGCGAGTCGCGGGCGGCGGTGGCCGGTGGCATCACCAGCTTCATGGACATGCCCAACACCTCGCCGGCGACCCTGGATCTTGCCGCCCTGAACGACAAGAAGCGCCGCGCAGCGAGCGTTTCGGTGGCCAACTATGGCTTTCACTTCGGGGTCAGCAACGACAACCTCGACCTCGTCGCCGCCCTGGACCCCACGGAGGTGGCCGGGGTCAAGGTGTTCATGGGGGCCTCCACCGGCAACATGCTGGTGGACGATCCCGAGGTGCTGGACCGGCTGTTCCGCCAGGTGCCGACCCTGCTCCTGGCCCACTGCGAACACACCCCCAGCATCCAGGCCCGGCAACAGCGCTGGCTGCAACTCTATGGCGAGCAGATTCCCGCCGCCGCCCACCCGCACATCCGCGATGCCGAGGCCTGCTTTCGCTCCTCATCCCTGGCGGTGGAACTGGCGAAGAAACACGGCACCCGCCTGCACGTGCTGCACCTGACCAGCGCCCGGGAACTGGCGCTGTTCGAGGACCGGCCCCTGGCGCAAAAGCGCATCACCGCCGAGGTCTGCGTACATCACCTGCTGTTCGATGACCGCGACTACCCGCGCCTCGGCCACCTGATCAAATGCAACCCGGCGATCAAGACCCAGGCCGATCGCGATGCCCTGCGCCAGGCCCTGAACAGCCAGCGCCTGGATGTCATCGGCACCGACCACGCGCCCCATACCTGGGAGCAGAAACAGCTGCCTTACAGCCGCGCGCCCTCCGGCCTGCCGCTGGTGCAGCATGCATTGCCAGCGCTGCTGGAACTGGTGGCCGACCGGGTGCTGCCCCTGACCACCCTGGTGGAAAAAACCAGCCACCGAGTCGCCGACCTGTTCGCCATTCCCGATCGCGGCTACCTGCGCGAAGGCTACTGGGCCGACCTGGTGCTGGTCCGCGCCGAGCCCACAGGCCTGGCCGTGGACAGCCAGCCAATCCTCGCCCACTGCGGCTGGACGCCCTTTGCCGGCCAGCGCTTTCGCCACAGCGTCAGCAGCACCCTGGTGTCGGGCCAGCTCGCCTGGCACCAGGGCCGCCTGTACGACGACTGTCAGGGCCTGCCCCTGCGCTTCACCCGTTAATAGCCCGACCCCAAGGACCGCCGAAGATGATCCGCATCACCCTGCCTGATGGCGCGTGCCGTGAGTACGACCAGCCGTTGTCCGTTTTCGAGGTGGCCGCCAGCATCGGCAGCGGCCTGGCCAAGGCCGCCGTGGCCGGGCGAGTGAACGGCCAACTGGTGGACTGTGACTACCTGTTGCACAGCGACGCCCGCTTGAGCATCGTCACTGCCCGCGACCCCGAGGGCCTGGAAGTACTGCGCCACTCCTGCGCGCACCTGCTGGCGATGGCGGTGAAACAGCTGTTCCCCTCGGCGCAGGTGGCCATCGGCCCGGTGATCGAGGATGGCTTCTTCTACGACTTCGCCTACGAGCGCCCCTTCACCCCAGAGGACCTGGAACTGATCGAGGCGCGCATGCATAGCCTGGCCGCCACCAATCATTCGGTGCGCCGCCGGGAATTGTCCCGGGAGCAGGCCCTGCAGCATTTCGCCGACCTGGGCGAGCACTACAAGGTCGAGCTGATCCGCGACTTGCCGCCAGATGCCGTGCTTTCGCTGTACCGTCAAGGGGATTTCGAAGATTTGTGCCGTGGGCCACACCTGCGTTCCACTGGCCAACTGCGCGCCTTCAAGCTGACCAAGGTGGCCGGAGCCTACTGGCGCGGCGACGCCCGCAACGCACCGCTGCAGCGGATCTACGGCACCTGCTGGGGCACCCGCCCGGAACTTGAGGCCTACCTGTTGCGCCTGGAACAGGCGCAACAGCGCGACCACCGTAAGCTCGGCCAGCAGCTGGATCTGTTCCATTTCGACGACTGCGCGCCGGGCTCGGTGTTCTGGCACGCCAAGGGCTGGACCCTGTTCCAGGAACTGATCGGCTACATGCGCAGGCGCCAGGAACAGGCCGGCTACCAGGAAGTGAACACCCCCGACGTGATGGACCGCGGCCTCTGGGAAACCTCCGGGCACTGGCAGAACTACCGCGACCACATGTTCACCACCACCACGCAAGACCAGCGCACCTTCGCCCTCAAGCCGATGAACTGCCCCGGCGCGGTGGCGATCTTCGGTCATGGCCGCAAGAGTTACCGCGACCTGCCACTGCGCATCGCCGAGTTCGGCAAAGTCCACCGCTACGAACCTTCAGGGGCCCTGCACGGCCTGTTGCGAGTGCGCCATTTCACCCAGGACGACGCCCACATCTTCTGCACCCCGCAACAGATGCAAAGCGAATGCGCCGCCACCATTGCCCTGGTATTCGACATCTACAAGGAGTTCGGTTTCGACCAGGTGGCGGTGAAGCTCTCGACCCGCCCCGACCACCGCATCGGCAGCGATGAGGTCTGGGACCAGCTGGAAGAGGCCCTGGTCGGTGCCTTGCAGAGCATGCACATCGACTACCGGATCAACCCCGGGGAAGGTGCCTTCTACGGCCCCAAGCTGGAGTTCGTGCTGCGCGACGCCATCGGTCGCGACTGGCAGTGCGGCACTCTGCAGGTGGACCTCAACCTGCCCGAGCGCTTCGCCATCAGCTACATCGACGAGCGCGGCGAACGCTGCCAGCCGGTGATGCTGCACCGGGCGCTGTTTGGTTCCCTGGAACGCTTCATCGGCATTCTCCTGGAACACCATGGCGGCGCCCTGCCCCTGTGGCTGGCACCGCAACAAGCGGTGGTGCTGAACATCAGCGAAGCCCAGGCCGACTACGCCCGGGCCATCAGCGACAGCTTGCGCCGTCACGGGCTGCGGGCCAGCGCCGACCTGCGCAACGAAAAGATCGGCTACAAGATTCGCGAACACAGCCTGCAGAAAGTGCCTTACCTGCTAGTGGTCGGGGAAAAGGAAAAGGACGGAGGCTACGTCAGCCTGCGCAGCCGAAATGGCGAAGACCTGGGCCGCCTGAGCCTGGAGCAGGCCCTGGCCCGGATGCGCTAGGCGCTGCCCGGGGCACGGGCAGCGTCAGCGTCAGCCAAAAGTCAGGAGGCGCGGGGTTTGACCGTGCCGCAGTCCTGGCCCAGCCACACCGCGCGGGTGTCCATGCTGCCCTTCTGCTGCAGGCCGGTGGCGTTGAAGGTGCCGGCCACGTTGGTGGTGAACTCACGATCGCTGATGAACGTGGCCACTCCATTGCCCTGGGCCTTGGGGCAACTGAAGCGGAACTTCCATTGATTGCCACTGCGTTCGGTCACCTGCTGCTGGCAACCCGACTGCGGGTCCTGCAGCGGGATGGTGTCCGACTGCACCTGGGCCGGTGTCAGGCACACCCGAATCCCCTTGCCGCCCATGGTCACACCCTGTTTCTCCAGCATCGCCCGCTGTTGCGGGGTCATCTGCTGCTGCAACTGGCCGAGAATCAGCGACAGGTCCGGCATGTTCTGGTCGTCGATCTTCATGTTGCTGCTGGTCAGCTCCCACAACCCCGGCTGCAGCATCTGCGCCTGCGCCACCACCGGAAGCGCCAACCCTGCCGCCAAGGCCCAACCCAGTAAACGAAGTTTCATCGAATGACTCCTAGACAATAGTGGCCGTTAGACTTCAGCCGGGGCACGGTGTTGCATGCAGAATAAAATAGCGACATTCACCGTGGAACATGGTCTGTTAGGCATTGAATCTTCAGGAGCAAGGCTGCCCCATGGATTATTTTGGCCCGCACATCTTCGGCTATCTCATCGCACTGCTGCATTTTCTCGGGTTGATCGCCGCGATCCACGCGGTACTCACCGTCAGGACCGCCCAGGGCGCCATCGCCTGGGCCCTGTCGCTGCTGTTCATGCCCTACCTGACCCTGATTCCCTACCTGGTGTTTGGTCGCAGTACCTTCGACGCCTACATCCAGGCCCGGCGTCAGGCCAATGTGGAAATGCACAAAGCCATCAATGAGCTGAACTGGCGCCCCTGGGTGGAAGAAGCCCTAACCGCCCGCGCCTCCAAGGCCTACGCCTCGCTGCGGGCCATGCCCAAGCTGGGGCGCATGCCGTGCCTGGCCAACAATCAGGTGCGCCTGCTGGTCAACGGCGACGCCACCTTCGAAGCGATCTTCAATGCCATCCGCCGCTCCCACAAGGCGGTGCTGATCCAGTTCTTCATCATCCACGACGATGAACTGGGCCGGCGCCTGCAACGCCTGCTGCTGGAAAAGGCCGCCGAGGGCGTGTCGATCCACCTGCTCTACGACCGCATCGGCAGCCACTCCCTGCCCGCCAGCTACGTACAGACCCTGCGCGACGCCGGGGTCCAGGTGCACGCCTTCGCCACCCGCAGTGGCTGGCTCAACCGCTTCCAGGTGAACTTCCGCAATCACCGCAAGATCGTGGTGGTGGACGGCATGCTGGGGTTCGTCGGCGGGCATAACGTCGGCGACGAATACCTGGGCAAGAAGCCGCCCCTGGCGCCCTGGCGTGATACCCACGTGCAGGTCAGCGGACCGGTGGTGGCCTGCCTGCAGGAGTCCTTTGCCGAAGACTGGTTCTGGGCCGCCCGGGAACTGCCGCCGCTGATCCTCCCGGACACCTACCCGGACGACGGCGTGCTCTGCCAACTGCTGGCCAGCGGCCCGGCCGATGCCTACGAAACCTGCTCGCTGTTCTTTGTCGAGGCCATCCACGCGGCCACCGAGCGGGTGTGGATCACCAGCCCGTACTTCATTCCCGATGAGGCGGTGTTCGCTGCCCTGCGCCTGGCGGTGCTGCGGGGCGTGGATGTGCGCATCCTGCTGCCCGCCCGCCCGGACCACCGCATCGTCTATGCCGCCTCCAGCCTGTACGCCTTTGAAGCAGTGCGCGCCGGGGTGCGAGTATTCCGCTATCAGCCAGGGTTCCTGCACCAGA
The DNA window shown above is from Pseudomonas protegens CHA0 and carries:
- a CDS encoding dihydroorotase — its product is MSRILIRNARLVNEGREFDADVLVAHGRIDTIGSLDHLSAEIEIDARGQWLLPGMIDDQVHFRDPGAPDKGSLYSESRAAVAGGITSFMDMPNTSPATLDLAALNDKKRRAASVSVANYGFHFGVSNDNLDLVAALDPTEVAGVKVFMGASTGNMLVDDPEVLDRLFRQVPTLLLAHCEHTPSIQARQQRWLQLYGEQIPAAAHPHIRDAEACFRSSSLAVELAKKHGTRLHVLHLTSARELALFEDRPLAQKRITAEVCVHHLLFDDRDYPRLGHLIKCNPAIKTQADRDALRQALNSQRLDVIGTDHAPHTWEQKQLPYSRAPSGLPLVQHALPALLELVADRVLPLTTLVEKTSHRVADLFAIPDRGYLREGYWADLVLVRAEPTGLAVDSQPILAHCGWTPFAGQRFRHSVSSTLVSGQLAWHQGRLYDDCQGLPLRFTR
- a CDS encoding DUF3617 domain-containing protein — its product is MKLRLLGWALAAGLALPVVAQAQMLQPGLWELTSSNMKIDDQNMPDLSLILGQLQQQMTPQQRAMLEKQGVTMGGKGIRVCLTPAQVQSDTIPLQDPQSGCQQQVTERSGNQWKFRFSCPKAQGNGVATFISDREFTTNVAGTFNATGLQQKGSMDTRAVWLGQDCGTVKPRAS
- the cls gene encoding cardiolipin synthase, which codes for MDYFGPHIFGYLIALLHFLGLIAAIHAVLTVRTAQGAIAWALSLLFMPYLTLIPYLVFGRSTFDAYIQARRQANVEMHKAINELNWRPWVEEALTARASKAYASLRAMPKLGRMPCLANNQVRLLVNGDATFEAIFNAIRRSHKAVLIQFFIIHDDELGRRLQRLLLEKAAEGVSIHLLYDRIGSHSLPASYVQTLRDAGVQVHAFATRSGWLNRFQVNFRNHRKIVVVDGMLGFVGGHNVGDEYLGKKPPLAPWRDTHVQVSGPVVACLQESFAEDWFWAARELPPLILPDTYPDDGVLCQLLASGPADAYETCSLFFVEAIHAATERVWITSPYFIPDEAVFAALRLAVLRGVDVRILLPARPDHRIVYAASSLYAFEAVRAGVRVFRYQPGFLHQKVVLIDNEISAIGSANLDNRSFRLNFEVMLLTVDDDFATEVEHMLEADFAKAREIAKEESRQTHRLQQLGMRVARLISPIL
- a CDS encoding DapH/DapD/GlmU-related protein, whose protein sequence is MIRKNPSGDLPVIAESAYVDKTAIICGKVVIGDNVFVGPYAVIRADEVDASGQMQAITIGANSNIQDGVVIHSKSGAAVTIGQHTSIAHRSIVHGPCVVGDRVFIGFNSVLFNCEVGDGSVVRHNSVVDGRDLPPGFYVPSTTRIGPKTDLAQFPPVSVSASEFSEDVARTNVDLVRGYKALQNEF
- the thrS gene encoding threonine--tRNA ligase → MIRITLPDGACREYDQPLSVFEVAASIGSGLAKAAVAGRVNGQLVDCDYLLHSDARLSIVTARDPEGLEVLRHSCAHLLAMAVKQLFPSAQVAIGPVIEDGFFYDFAYERPFTPEDLELIEARMHSLAATNHSVRRRELSREQALQHFADLGEHYKVELIRDLPPDAVLSLYRQGDFEDLCRGPHLRSTGQLRAFKLTKVAGAYWRGDARNAPLQRIYGTCWGTRPELEAYLLRLEQAQQRDHRKLGQQLDLFHFDDCAPGSVFWHAKGWTLFQELIGYMRRRQEQAGYQEVNTPDVMDRGLWETSGHWQNYRDHMFTTTTQDQRTFALKPMNCPGAVAIFGHGRKSYRDLPLRIAEFGKVHRYEPSGALHGLLRVRHFTQDDAHIFCTPQQMQSECAATIALVFDIYKEFGFDQVAVKLSTRPDHRIGSDEVWDQLEEALVGALQSMHIDYRINPGEGAFYGPKLEFVLRDAIGRDWQCGTLQVDLNLPERFAISYIDERGERCQPVMLHRALFGSLERFIGILLEHHGGALPLWLAPQQAVVLNISEAQADYARAISDSLRRHGLRASADLRNEKIGYKIREHSLQKVPYLLVVGEKEKDGGYVSLRSRNGEDLGRLSLEQALARMR